In a genomic window of Zingiber officinale cultivar Zhangliang chromosome 9B, Zo_v1.1, whole genome shotgun sequence:
- the LOC122024704 gene encoding uncharacterized protein LOC122024704: MVEESCTEKAAGASAGGDFVIRHWRSNSSPARDHSRLPLQAPARPDPFDVGLPSPNGALGADSDRPLQAGGVAGYTSLRDLICLQRGWPEAVLSTYAPGGGGGGEIRIRNRLVKQAAHAYLQPTPSGAEYCFRRRRNGTLRRALAVLTCGLAVEPLDACIAFLRHLFHRTRP; the protein is encoded by the coding sequence ATGGTGGAGGAATCCTGCACTGAGAAAGCGGCGGGGGCTTCTGCGGGCGGCGATTTCGTCATCCGCCACTGGCGATCGAACTCCTCTCCCGCCAGGGACCACTCCCGCCTGCCTTTGCAGGCGCCGGCCCGCCCCGATCCATTCGACGTCGGTCTCCCCTCCCCCAACGGCGCCCTCGGCGCCGATTCGGATCGCCCACTCCAGGCGGGCGGCGTCGCGGGGTACACCAGCCTCCGGGACCTCATCTGCCTGCAGCGGGGATGGCCCGAAGCGGTCCTCTCGACGTACGCCCCCGGCGGCGGAGGCGGAGGGGAGATCCGGATCAGGAACCGCCTCGTGAAGCAGGCGGCGCACGCGTACCTCCAGCCGACGCCGTCGGGAGCCGAATACTGTTTCCGGAGACGGCGCAACGGTACTCTCCGGCGGGCGCTTGCCGTCCTCACCTGCGGCCTCGCCGTGGAGCCGCTCGATGCCTGCATCGCCTTCCTCCGCCACCTCTTCCACCGCACGCGGCCATGA
- the LOC122025298 gene encoding protein MKS1-like, whose product MDHFSDFRPSPRQEMQIQGRRPAPLSVRKESHRIKKSPVAPHPVIVYSVSPKIIHAEPSEFMMLVQRLTGPDSADPHPPPLPSPAGALSPAARIASFERPPPRARTSTADLEMVGGPELDTQSLFPGILTPMPTALPPISPDLFSPSFDLDFLLELSPDFASDSLLASPSYNFPSTTTVPSPGAFWDLTNQFPD is encoded by the coding sequence ATGGATCACTTCTCCGACTTCCGGCCATCTCCCCGGCAAGAGATGCAGATCCAAGGCCGGCGTCCAGCTCCTCTCAGTGTTAGAAAGGAGTCCCATAGGATCAAGAAGTCCCCCGTGGCCCCGCATCCGGTCATCGTCTACTCCGTCTCCCCCAAAATCATCCACGCCGAGCCGAGCGAGTTCATGATGCTGGTCCAGAGACTCACCGGGCCGGACTCCGCCGACCCTCACCCTCCTCCCCTGCCGTCGCCCGCCGGCGCGCTCTCCCCCGCCGCCCGCATCGCCTCGTTCGAGAGGCCGCCGCCCCGCGCGAGGACCAGCACCGCCGATCTTGAGATGGTCGGAGGCCCGGAGCTGGATACGCAGAGTCTATTCCCCGGGATCCTGACGCCGATGCCGACGGCGCTTCCGCCGATCTCGCCCGACCTCTTCTCGCCCTCGTTCGATCTCGACTTCCTGCTCGAATTGAGTCCGGATTTCGCGAGCGACAGCCTCTTGGCGAGCCCTAGCTACAATTTTCCATCGACTACTACTGTTCCATCCCCTGGTGCCTTTTGGGATCTCACGAACCAATTCCCagactaa